A genome region from Marinilabiliales bacterium includes the following:
- a CDS encoding DUF819 family protein, translated as MATILLVLFYVLTPLAIIQLCRSYKWVNKMGAVIIAYLIGLILGNVGLLPRIETSAAVQDMLTTLTIPLAIPLLLFSTDIKKWFSVAGRTMLSMLFAFIGVVSTVVAGYFLFRSDGVADMWKVAGMLVGVYTGGTPNLASIKLALDVDETIYIVTHTYDLIIGVVYLLFMLSVGQRFFLTFLPAYRHTDPETSRIEDFDGKDPYSGMLRKKTLVPLLRAFALSVLIFGIGGGVSLVLPESAQMAVVILIITTLGILASLIPAINRTEKTFELGMYLILVFSIVVASMADIHRFAAASPSILFYVTLAVFGSLLVQVVLSKIFRVDADTVMITSTAFICSPPFVPVVAAALKNKEIIVSGLTVGIIGYAVGNYLGVALALLLRGF; from the coding sequence ATGGCAACAATCCTGCTAGTTCTATTCTATGTCCTTACGCCGCTTGCAATTATTCAGCTATGCCGCAGCTACAAATGGGTAAATAAGATGGGCGCGGTGATAATTGCCTATCTGATCGGGTTGATACTGGGGAATGTCGGACTTCTCCCGCGTATTGAAACAAGCGCCGCGGTTCAGGATATGCTTACCACCCTTACAATTCCACTGGCAATACCGCTGCTCCTTTTTTCGACCGATATAAAGAAGTGGTTCTCTGTTGCCGGCAGGACCATGCTGTCGATGCTTTTCGCCTTTATTGGCGTGGTATCGACCGTGGTGGCAGGCTACTTCCTGTTCCGGAGCGACGGGGTTGCCGATATGTGGAAGGTGGCCGGAATGCTCGTGGGGGTATATACAGGAGGTACGCCGAACCTTGCTTCGATAAAACTTGCTCTTGATGTTGACGAGACCATTTATATAGTGACCCACACCTATGATCTTATTATAGGCGTGGTTTACCTGTTGTTCATGCTCTCGGTCGGGCAAAGGTTTTTCCTTACATTCCTGCCCGCCTATCGCCATACCGATCCGGAAACATCACGGATTGAAGATTTTGACGGGAAAGATCCATATAGCGGCATGCTCAGGAAGAAGACGCTTGTACCCCTGCTGAGGGCATTTGCCCTCTCGGTGCTGATATTCGGCATCGGGGGCGGGGTAAGCCTGGTACTGCCCGAGAGCGCGCAGATGGCCGTTGTGATACTCATTATTACCACCCTTGGCATACTCGCCTCCCTCATCCCGGCAATAAACCGTACAGAAAAAACCTTTGAGCTGGGTATGTACCTGATACTTGTATTCAGCATTGTGGTTGCCTCGATGGCCGACATTCACCGGTTTGCGGCGGCAAGCCCTTCAATACTGTTTTACGTGACCCTTGCGGTCTTCGGATCACTCCTGGTACAGGTGGTCCTGTCGAAAATATTCAGGGTTGATGCCGATACCGTAATGATAACCTCAACGGCCTTTATATGCTCGCCTCCCTTTGTGCCAGTCGTAGCTGCAGCATTGAAAAACAAGGAGATAATAGTCTCCGGCCTGACAGTTGGCATAATAGGATATGCCGTGGGCAACTACCTGGGTGTAGCGCTGGCATTGCTGCTGAGGGGCTTCTGA
- a CDS encoding imidazolonepropionase, translating into MENLPVKLRDLTSAERQKGISGAQEGRDASEGGKKENTPSGEKNAGSNRPAGEKDNPTAAIRVLDASDKLVFPSFCDSHTHLVYAGSREIEYIDKIRGLSYEEIAKRGGGILNSAKLLQQTSEDELYRQSLERVKEIIKLGTGAVEIKSGYGLTTADEIKMLKVIRRLRDTTPMTIRSSFLGAHALPAEYKGRREEYVDLVVNEMIPMVAEEGLADYIDVFCDRGFFSVLDTERILEAGNRYGLRGKIHANELDFSGGIQAGVRYNALSVDHLEFTGEDEIEALLASDTMPTLLPGAAFFLGMDYPPARRMIEAGLPVAMASDYNPGSSPSGNMKFIMSLGCIKLRMVPEEVINAVTINGARAMGVEGSAGSIARGKMANIYITKSIPGYEFMPYAYGSDLIDTVILNGEIQES; encoded by the coding sequence ATGGAGAACCTCCCGGTAAAGCTCAGGGACCTGACTTCCGCCGAAAGGCAAAAAGGAATTTCCGGGGCACAAGAAGGCAGAGATGCTTCCGAAGGAGGCAAGAAAGAAAATACCCCTTCCGGGGAAAAGAACGCAGGCAGCAATCGACCGGCCGGTGAAAAAGACAACCCCACGGCTGCTATAAGGGTTCTTGATGCCTCGGACAAGCTGGTGTTCCCGTCATTTTGCGACTCGCACACCCACCTGGTGTATGCCGGGAGCAGGGAGATCGAATATATAGATAAGATACGCGGCCTCTCATACGAGGAGATCGCAAAAAGGGGAGGTGGCATTCTCAACTCTGCCAAACTGCTGCAGCAGACTTCAGAAGATGAGCTCTACCGGCAGTCGCTCGAAAGGGTGAAGGAGATAATAAAGCTTGGCACAGGTGCGGTGGAGATCAAGAGCGGATACGGGCTCACAACGGCCGATGAGATAAAGATGCTGAAGGTGATAAGGCGGCTCAGGGATACCACCCCCATGACCATCCGATCCAGTTTCCTGGGGGCGCATGCCCTGCCGGCCGAATACAAAGGAAGGCGTGAGGAATATGTTGACCTGGTGGTGAATGAGATGATACCCATGGTGGCTGAAGAGGGGCTGGCCGATTATATAGATGTGTTTTGCGACCGCGGCTTTTTCAGCGTGCTGGATACGGAACGGATCCTTGAGGCGGGTAACAGGTATGGTTTAAGGGGCAAGATACATGCAAACGAGCTGGACTTTTCGGGGGGAATACAGGCCGGGGTCAGGTACAACGCCCTGTCGGTCGACCACCTGGAGTTTACCGGAGAGGATGAGATAGAGGCGCTGCTTGCAAGTGATACTATGCCGACGCTGCTACCCGGCGCCGCGTTCTTCCTGGGGATGGACTATCCACCGGCGCGCAGGATGATTGAGGCGGGACTGCCGGTGGCAATGGCATCGGACTACAATCCGGGCTCTTCCCCGTCAGGGAACATGAAGTTCATCATGTCGCTCGGCTGCATAAAGCTGAGAATGGTTCCGGAGGAGGTTATCAACGCGGTAACCATAAACGGGGCCCGTGCCATGGGGGTTGAAGGATCTGCCGGCTCGATTGCCCGGGGTAAAATGGCCAATATATATATTACCAAAAGCATTCCCGGATACGAATTCATGCCCTACGCCTACGGGAGCGACCTTATCGACACAGTGATACTGAACGGCGAGATTCAGGAGAGTTGA
- the ftcD gene encoding glutamate formimidoyltransferase, with product MRQQLIECVPNFSEGNDMAIIRQITDRIESVDGVRLLDVDPGKATNRTVVTFVGPPEEVVEAAFRAVEKASELIDMRRHKGAHPRFGATDVCPLVPVSGITMEETVEYARKLAERIGEELDIPVYCYENAAFDEKRRNLAYCRSGEYEGLADKLGKDEWKPDFGRAKFNARSGAIAVGARDFLVAYNVNLNTTSTRRANAIAFDVREKGRVRRRGNPVTGEIVKDEKGNQVMIPGSLRAVKGIGWFIEEFGVAQVSLNLTNISITPVHIAYDEVFKKAEARGVRVTGSEIVGLIPLGAMIDAGKYFLKKQKRSVGVSEKELIKIAVKSMGLDDLYPFKPGEKIIEYVLAGKEQKKLVDMSLADFADETSSESPAPGGGSVSAAMGALGVALGTMVANLSSHKRGWDDRWEEFSEWAEKGRAIQEELIFLVDEDTRSFNAIMDAYSLPKKTAEEKGARTKAIEDATRYAAEVPLRIMQTSLKAFGLLKAMVETGNPNSVTDAGVGALAVRSCVLGASLNVLINVSGLDDSDFAGRIVAEAGELEKEATRLEAEILEMVRQRIG from the coding sequence ATGAGACAACAGTTGATAGAGTGTGTTCCCAATTTCAGCGAAGGGAACGATATGGCCATAATAAGGCAGATCACAGACCGGATAGAATCGGTCGATGGTGTCCGGCTCCTGGATGTGGATCCGGGGAAAGCCACCAACCGTACGGTGGTGACCTTTGTGGGCCCTCCTGAAGAGGTTGTAGAGGCTGCCTTCAGGGCGGTTGAAAAGGCCTCTGAGCTGATCGACATGAGGCGCCACAAGGGAGCCCACCCGCGTTTCGGGGCAACCGACGTGTGTCCCCTGGTACCGGTATCGGGTATTACGATGGAGGAGACGGTTGAATATGCCAGGAAACTTGCTGAACGCATTGGAGAGGAGCTGGATATACCGGTCTATTGCTATGAAAATGCAGCATTTGATGAGAAAAGAAGGAACCTGGCATATTGCCGTTCGGGTGAGTATGAAGGCCTGGCCGATAAGCTCGGCAAGGATGAGTGGAAACCTGATTTCGGCAGGGCCAAGTTCAATGCCCGCTCCGGCGCCATTGCCGTAGGCGCCCGCGACTTCCTGGTTGCATATAACGTCAATCTCAATACCACGTCTACAAGGAGGGCCAATGCCATTGCCTTCGACGTGCGCGAAAAGGGGCGGGTCAGGCGACGGGGCAATCCTGTTACCGGCGAGATAGTAAAGGATGAAAAGGGGAACCAGGTAATGATCCCCGGGTCGCTCAGGGCAGTAAAAGGAATTGGCTGGTTCATCGAGGAGTTCGGGGTTGCGCAGGTGTCGCTCAACCTCACCAATATAAGCATTACGCCTGTGCATATAGCCTATGATGAGGTATTCAAAAAGGCGGAGGCCCGGGGGGTGAGGGTAACCGGTTCTGAGATAGTGGGACTTATCCCGCTGGGTGCAATGATTGATGCAGGTAAATACTTTCTGAAGAAGCAGAAGAGGTCGGTTGGTGTTTCCGAAAAAGAGCTGATCAAGATCGCGGTGAAGTCGATGGGGCTGGATGACCTTTACCCGTTCAAACCCGGGGAGAAGATCATCGAGTATGTGCTGGCAGGAAAGGAGCAGAAGAAGCTCGTTGATATGAGCCTGGCAGATTTTGCCGATGAGACCTCATCGGAATCGCCTGCCCCGGGAGGAGGATCTGTATCGGCAGCTATGGGCGCGCTGGGGGTTGCCCTTGGCACCATGGTGGCCAACCTTTCATCTCACAAGCGGGGCTGGGACGACCGGTGGGAAGAGTTTTCAGAATGGGCCGAAAAGGGCAGGGCCATCCAGGAGGAACTGATATTCCTGGTTGACGAAGATACCCGGTCGTTCAATGCCATTATGGATGCCTACTCCCTGCCGAAAAAAACGGCTGAGGAGAAGGGGGCACGGACCAAAGCGATAGAGGATGCTACCCGGTATGCGGCCGAGGTGCCTCTACGCATTATGCAGACTTCGTTAAAGGCATTCGGACTTCTGAAGGCCATGGTTGAGACAGGTAATCCAAACTCGGTTACCGATGCGGGGGTTGGGGCGCTGGCGGTGCGCTCCTGCGTGCTCGGAGCGTCGCTTAACGTGCTGATAAATGTTTCAGGGCTGGATGACAGCGATTTTGCAGGCAGGATCGTTGCAGAAGCAGGTGAGCTTGAGAAGGAAGCAACCAGGCTTGAGGCGGAGATACTGGAAATGGTGAGGCAGCGTATCGGATAG